A region from the Bacteroidota bacterium genome encodes:
- a CDS encoding bifunctional phosphoribosyl-AMP cyclohydrolase/phosphoribosyl-ATP diphosphatase HisIE, whose amino-acid sequence MTPDFKKYPDGLIPAIIQDEQTNKVLMLGFMNAEALDKTKNENRVTFFSRSKNRLWTKGEESGNFLDVKKIALDCDNDTLLIKVHPHGPVCHTGADTCWGEINAGNFLEHLEKIIHARKNADPSASYTASLFSKGINKIAQKVGEEATEVVIEAKDNNDELFLGECADLLFHYLILLAAKNKSLGDVIKVLEKRQKK is encoded by the coding sequence ATGACTCCCGATTTTAAAAAATATCCCGACGGACTTATTCCTGCCATCATTCAGGATGAGCAGACGAATAAAGTGCTCATGCTTGGTTTTATGAATGCAGAAGCATTGGATAAAACCAAAAATGAAAACCGCGTTACTTTTTTTTCACGGTCGAAGAATCGCTTGTGGACGAAAGGAGAAGAGAGTGGAAATTTTCTTGATGTGAAAAAAATTGCACTCGATTGTGATAACGATACGCTGCTAATAAAAGTTCATCCGCATGGGCCCGTATGTCACACGGGAGCGGACACGTGTTGGGGCGAGATCAATGCAGGAAATTTTCTTGAACATCTTGAAAAAATAATTCACGCAAGAAAAAATGCCGATCCTTCTGCGTCGTACACCGCTTCTCTTTTTTCGAAAGGAATAAATAAAATTGCACAGAAAGTAGGAGAGGAAGCGACTGAAGTGGTAATCGAAGCGAAGGATAATAACGATGAATTATTCCTCGGCGAATGCGCCGATCTGCTTTTTCATTATTTGATATTGCTTGCCGCGAAGAATAAATCGCTTGGAGATGTGATAAAAGTGCTGGAGAAGAGGCAGAAGAAATAA
- the hisF gene encoding imidazole glycerol phosphate synthase subunit HisF, which produces MLTKRIIPCLDVMNGRTVKGVNFEGLRDAGDAVELASRYAGEGADELVFLDITATNEKRKTMSELVRRIAARINIPFTVGGGISSEEDVAALLDNGADKISVNTSAFKDPSLIEKLAKRFGSQCVVVAIDAKKTENEYFVFLNGGKVKTENTALEWALRAQELGAGEILLTSMNADGTKNGFDLDLTRGISKAVNIPVIASGGAGAMHHFLDVFRIADADAALAASIFHFGEISIPSLKKYLAENGEPMRLQDEFTIQK; this is translated from the coding sequence ATGCTCACAAAAAGAATCATTCCCTGTCTTGATGTAATGAATGGGCGCACGGTGAAAGGTGTAAACTTCGAAGGACTGCGCGATGCCGGCGATGCGGTGGAACTTGCGTCGCGTTATGCAGGTGAAGGTGCTGATGAACTTGTTTTTCTCGACATCACGGCGACGAATGAAAAAAGAAAAACAATGAGTGAACTGGTGCGAAGAATTGCTGCAAGAATCAATATCCCTTTTACGGTTGGTGGTGGAATTTCTTCAGAAGAAGATGTTGCAGCCCTGCTCGATAACGGCGCCGATAAAATTTCTGTGAATACTTCTGCTTTCAAAGATCCTTCTCTTATTGAAAAATTGGCGAAACGTTTCGGCAGCCAGTGCGTGGTAGTTGCGATCGATGCAAAGAAAACGGAAAATGAATATTTTGTTTTCCTTAATGGAGGCAAAGTGAAAACAGAAAATACTGCGCTCGAATGGGCGTTGCGCGCGCAGGAACTTGGCGCCGGAGAAATTCTTCTCACTTCAATGAATGCCGACGGAACTAAAAATGGTTTCGATCTCGATCTCACACGCGGAATTTCAAAAGCAGTGAACATTCCTGTTATTGCTTCGGGCGGTGCAGGAGCAATGCATCATTTTCTCGATGTGTTCCGCATTGCCGATGCCGATGCCGCTCTTGCAGCGAGTATTTTTCACTTCGGGGAAATTTCAATTCCTTCCCTGAAAAAATATCTCGCGGAGAACGGAGAACCCATGCGTTTGCAGGATGAATTTACAATACAGAAATAA
- the hisH gene encoding imidazole glycerol phosphate synthase subunit HisH, producing MKLSIINYGSGNIQSIKFALERLGVHAQITENAEEIIAADKVIFPGVGEASFAMKQLHEKNLVNVIRSLKQPVLGICLGMQLLCEHSEEGNTDGIGIFKTQVKKFSHSLWTKSKDELPAGVYEVRDMKIPQIGWNTITGLKGKLFAGIPENAFVYYVHGYYAENSENNSATSDYILSYAAAVSKENFNAVQFHPEKSGAAGEKILRNFIEL from the coding sequence ATGAAACTCTCCATCATCAATTACGGTTCAGGAAATATCCAGTCAATTAAATTCGCATTGGAGCGTCTGGGTGTGCACGCGCAAATCACGGAAAATGCTGAAGAAATAATTGCTGCCGATAAAGTTATTTTTCCAGGAGTAGGTGAAGCTTCTTTCGCGATGAAACAGTTGCATGAAAAAAATCTGGTGAATGTAATTCGCTCGCTTAAACAACCGGTACTCGGAATTTGTTTGGGCATGCAATTACTGTGCGAACATTCGGAGGAAGGCAACACGGATGGGATCGGGATTTTCAAAACGCAGGTGAAGAAATTTTCGCATTCGCTCTGGACAAAATCAAAAGATGAATTGCCGGCGGGAGTTTATGAAGTGAGAGACATGAAAATTCCACAGATTGGCTGGAATACGATCACCGGACTTAAAGGAAAATTATTCGCCGGAATTCCTGAAAATGCATTCGTTTATTACGTTCATGGCTATTATGCGGAGAATTCTGAAAATAATTCGGCGACATCAGATTATATCTTGTCGTACGCTGCAGCGGTTTCAAAGGAAAATTTCAATGCAGTTCAGTTTCATCCCGAAAAGAGCGGTGCGGCAGGAGAAAAGATACTTCGTAACTTCATTGAACTATGA
- a CDS encoding sulfatase-like hydrolase/transferase has translation MKEFETNYLIVTIDSCRWDTFCSANMPYIKGKSSFRKAYSQGTYTLPSHKSIYQGILPSVYEKIPYYNRFAKSLFRINNREVATNSLVTFRGGTKNIIEGFNEKKYFTLGIGAMEWFRHIELTDGFQKFFYTAINAKKQCEIFFETISKIKEPFFALINFGETHEPYEYGRQIEPTLNSRSRMRSFINYGFLQDEMNKQISACEYLDLMFTDLICNIEKTISRGTVVIICSDHGECFGEDGLYGHGFYHQKIIEVPLGIFEINCKIL, from the coding sequence ATGAAAGAATTTGAAACAAACTATTTAATCGTTACAATAGACAGTTGCAGATGGGATACATTTTGTTCTGCTAATATGCCATATATTAAAGGCAAATCTTCCTTTCGCAAAGCATATTCTCAAGGAACATACACCTTACCTTCTCATAAATCAATTTACCAAGGCATTTTACCTTCCGTGTATGAGAAGATACCATATTATAATAGGTTTGCGAAATCATTATTCAGAATCAACAATAGAGAAGTTGCAACTAATAGTTTGGTAACTTTTAGAGGTGGGACAAAGAATATAATAGAAGGATTTAATGAAAAAAAATATTTCACATTGGGAATAGGAGCAATGGAATGGTTTAGACACATTGAATTAACAGACGGTTTTCAAAAATTCTTTTATACTGCAATTAATGCCAAAAAGCAATGTGAAATATTTTTTGAAACAATTTCTAAAATTAAAGAACCATTTTTTGCTTTAATAAATTTTGGAGAAACTCATGAACCATATGAATACGGAAGACAAATTGAACCCACTCTTAATTCACGCTCAAGAATGCGTTCATTTATAAACTATGGTTTTTTACAAGATGAAATGAATAAACAGATTAGTGCTTGCGAATATTTGGATTTAATGTTCACAGATTTAATCTGTAATATTGAAAAAACAATTTCAAGAGGGACAGTGGTTATTATTTGCTCCGACCATGGAGAATGTTTCGGAGAAGATGGATTATATGGACATGGATTTTATCATCAAAAAATTATTGAAGTGCCTTTGGGAATTTTTGAAATTAATTGTAAAATATTATGA
- the hisA gene encoding 1-(5-phosphoribosyl)-5-[(5-phosphoribosylamino)methylideneamino]imidazole-4-carboxamide isomerase has product MITIIPAVDIIEGKCVRLTEGNYASKKIYREDPLEVAKEFEEAGITRLHIVDLDGARDGCVRNLKILEKISRSTRLLTDFGGGIKTMTELENVVSAGATYVSIGSMAVKQPQVFDTWIQKYGPDIFFLGADVRNDKIAVSGWQEQTEVDVVDFIRQQMTKRIAHVFCTDISRDGLLTGPNMTFYRHLLFQCPGLRLVASGGVSSMKDVEALDRLGCEGVIVGKAIYEGKITLKELKAIC; this is encoded by the coding sequence ATGATCACGATCATACCTGCTGTCGATATCATTGAAGGGAAATGTGTCCGCCTGACGGAAGGAAATTACGCGAGCAAAAAAATTTATCGTGAAGATCCGCTCGAAGTGGCAAAGGAATTTGAAGAGGCGGGAATAACGCGGTTGCACATTGTGGATCTCGATGGAGCAAGAGACGGTTGTGTACGCAACCTGAAAATTCTTGAAAAAATTTCCCGTTCCACAAGACTGCTCACCGATTTCGGAGGCGGAATAAAAACAATGACAGAACTTGAAAATGTGGTTTCGGCCGGCGCAACTTATGTTTCCATTGGAAGCATGGCGGTAAAACAACCACAGGTGTTCGATACGTGGATACAGAAATACGGCCCCGATATTTTTTTCCTCGGCGCCGATGTGCGCAACGATAAAATTGCAGTGAGCGGCTGGCAGGAACAAACGGAAGTGGACGTGGTGGATTTCATTCGCCAGCAAATGACAAAAAGAATTGCACACGTTTTCTGTACCGATATTTCACGCGACGGTTTACTCACCGGACCCAACATGACTTTTTATCGCCATCTTTTATTTCAGTGTCCCGGCCTTCGTCTCGTTGCGAGCGGTGGTGTTTCCTCTATGAAAGATGTGGAAGCGCTCGATCGTTTGGGTTGTGAAGGAGTCATTGTTGGAAAAGCAATTTACGAAGGGAAGATTACGCTGAAGGAACTGAAAGCAATATGCTAA
- a CDS encoding HigA family addiction module antidote protein — translation MKKLKNIHPGEILQEEFLIPLDISAYRLSKEIGIPQTRVSEIVKGNRRITADTALRLSIFFGNSAKFWLGLQDDFDIEDEKRHKQKDLRLIKRYVRNAA, via the coding sequence ATGAAAAAACTAAAAAACATTCACCCCGGAGAAATTCTCCAAGAAGAATTTTTAATTCCACTTGACATTAGTGCGTACCGGCTTTCTAAAGAAATAGGTATTCCTCAGACAAGAGTTTCTGAGATTGTCAAAGGCAACAGACGAATAACTGCGGACACCGCTCTCAGACTTTCCATATTTTTTGGTAACTCCGCTAAGTTTTGGCTCGGACTTCAGGACGACTTCGACATCGAAGACGAAAAAAGACACAAACAAAAAGACCTGAGGTTAATCAAGCGATACGTTCGCAATGCCGCATAA
- a CDS encoding GIY-YIG nuclease family protein: MTNNELETKILTTIKAKRTFQKSFSDLVKDFEIKFANFDPTANCFEIGNYFGARIGQVAATKKLIADGKIKSEWLREYETKSGKTKNDFIGLYVFLNDNCPFYVGISKGVIGRIFQHTKGHNHNTSTLAYNIGLIRYELLTGQKHLGDRKELNFKTEVEPVKEFLLRQKIALLPIDNHEELYLFEIFCSMKLQTFLNKFETH, translated from the coding sequence ATGACAAACAACGAACTTGAAACTAAAATTCTGACAACAATTAAAGCTAAGCGGACTTTCCAAAAGTCATTTTCAGATTTAGTCAAGGACTTTGAAATCAAATTCGCAAACTTTGACCCGACTGCAAACTGTTTTGAAATTGGTAATTACTTCGGGGCTAGGATAGGACAAGTTGCAGCAACAAAAAAATTAATTGCTGACGGTAAAATAAAAAGTGAATGGCTAAGAGAGTATGAAACTAAAAGTGGAAAGACCAAAAATGACTTTATCGGGCTTTATGTTTTCTTAAATGACAACTGTCCTTTCTATGTTGGTATATCAAAGGGTGTTATCGGGCGAATATTTCAACACACGAAAGGACACAACCACAACACTTCGACACTTGCATACAACATTGGACTAATACGCTACGAGCTTTTGACTGGACAAAAACATCTTGGCGATAGAAAAGAATTAAACTTTAAAACAGAAGTAGAACCTGTTAAGGAATTTCTGTTAAGACAAAAAATTGCTTTGCTACCAATTGACAATCACGAAGAGCTTTATTTATTTGAAATATTTTGCTCAATGAAACTTCAGACATTTCTTAACAAATTTGAAACGCATTAA
- a CDS encoding transposase: MRSECIGKSDFKKLDDSIHKPLYDEMHERLKTQKAKQLKKMRSSTVEPVLGTLINFRGMKRIWTRGISPDSYREPINS; encoded by the coding sequence CTGCGGAGTGAATGCATCGGAAAAAGTGATTTTAAAAAATTGGATGACAGCATACACAAACCGCTCTACGATGAAATGCACGAGCGACTGAAAACACAAAAAGCAAAACAACTGAAAAAAATGCGCAGCTCAACGGTCGAACCTGTCCTTGGCACACTGATTAATTTCCGCGGGATGAAAAGAATTTGGACGCGCGGAATTAGTCCCGATAGCTATCGGGAGCCAATAAATTCATGA
- the aroF gene encoding 3-deoxy-7-phosphoheptulonate synthase — MIIQLEENISQQDEHFVKDAVAKSGYSLNEVKTKRQRYLVCVGTQPFDIRSIGNLAGVRDVHYVKDANKLVSREWRVKETVIDLHDGVVVGEGNFSIMAGPCSIESEEQIESTVNFLVKNNVRIMRGGVFKPRSSPYAFRGIGIDGLKIFFKHCKQNGIKIVTEVMQKEQIEEMYEYVDVFQVGARNAQNFNLLDALGEIEKPVLLKRGISGTIEELLASAEYIFSGGNEKIMLCERGIRTYEKAYRNTLDLNAVPILKSRSHLPVIVDPSHGIGIRAHVEPMALAAVMASADGVIVEIHDTPEKAFSDGQQTLNFEEAEKLINKTRAAYQLKRSF; from the coding sequence ATGATCATTCAATTAGAAGAAAACATTTCACAGCAGGATGAACATTTTGTGAAAGATGCTGTTGCAAAATCCGGCTATTCGCTTAACGAAGTAAAAACAAAACGGCAGCGGTACCTTGTTTGTGTTGGAACACAACCCTTCGACATTCGCTCCATCGGGAACCTGGCGGGCGTGCGCGATGTGCATTACGTGAAGGATGCAAATAAACTCGTGTCGCGCGAATGGAGAGTGAAAGAAACGGTGATCGATCTCCATGATGGTGTTGTGGTAGGTGAAGGAAATTTCTCCATCATGGCCGGCCCTTGTTCTATTGAAAGTGAAGAACAGATAGAAAGTACGGTGAATTTTCTGGTGAAAAATAATGTACGCATCATGCGTGGTGGAGTTTTCAAACCGAGAAGTTCGCCTTATGCGTTCCGTGGAATAGGAATTGACGGACTGAAAATATTTTTCAAACATTGCAAACAGAATGGAATAAAGATCGTGACGGAAGTGATGCAGAAAGAACAGATAGAAGAAATGTATGAGTACGTGGATGTTTTCCAGGTGGGCGCGAGGAATGCGCAGAATTTTAATTTACTCGACGCGCTTGGTGAAATTGAAAAACCTGTTCTGCTCAAGAGAGGAATTTCCGGAACGATCGAAGAGCTGCTTGCTTCCGCAGAATATATTTTCTCAGGAGGAAATGAAAAAATAATGCTCTGCGAGCGCGGCATACGCACGTATGAGAAAGCGTATCGCAATACACTTGACCTGAACGCCGTTCCCATTCTTAAATCGCGTTCGCATTTGCCGGTGATCGTCGATCCTTCGCACGGCATAGGCATACGTGCGCACGTGGAACCGATGGCGCTCGCTGCCGTGATGGCCAGCGCCGATGGAGTGATCGTGGAAATTCATGACACACCGGAGAAAGCTTTTTCGGATGGACAGCAGACGCTTAACTTTGAGGAAGCGGAGAAACTGATAAATAAAACGAGAGCTGCATATCAATTGAAAAGATCATTTTGA
- a CDS encoding type II toxin-antitoxin system RelE/ParE family toxin — protein sequence MIISFGDKTIQKIWEGERVKSFSTDIQEKARRKLRMLNNSVDIKDLLIPPSNMLERLKGNLKDFHSIRVNNQWRIIFHWHNGNASNVQLIDYH from the coding sequence ATGATTATATCTTTCGGTGACAAGACGATCCAAAAAATATGGGAAGGCGAACGTGTAAAAAGTTTCTCGACAGACATACAAGAAAAAGCTCGTAGAAAATTAAGAATGCTTAATAACTCGGTAGACATAAAAGATTTATTGATTCCTCCTTCAAATATGCTTGAGAGACTCAAGGGAAATCTCAAAGACTTTCATTCCATCAGAGTAAATAACCAATGGCGCATCATTTTTCATTGGCACAATGGAAATGCAAGTAATGTTCAATTAATCGACTATCACTAA
- a CDS encoding tryptophan synthase subunit alpha has translation MNPIDKLFSEKKKNILSVYFTAGFPQLNSTTEILSELEKRGVDLVEIGMPFSDPLADGPVIQESSRIALENGMSISILFDQFKDSKIQDSKLPKVLMGYLNPVIQFGMKKFLDECVKNNISGVILPDLPVEVYEEEYKSFFEKAGVYFIFLATPQTSETRLKKIAALSKSFVYLVSTASTTGKSRTFSDEQMVSLRKVREIIPEIPVLVGFGIHDFETRKAASESTNGVVVGTAFIKELTNEKNISKAINNLINKLSIGQTIGVK, from the coding sequence ATGAATCCAATAGATAAATTATTCTCGGAAAAGAAAAAGAATATCCTGAGTGTTTATTTCACTGCGGGATTTCCGCAATTGAACAGCACAACGGAAATTCTTTCTGAACTTGAAAAGCGAGGTGTTGATCTTGTTGAAATAGGAATGCCTTTTTCTGATCCGTTAGCGGATGGTCCTGTTATTCAGGAGTCATCACGCATTGCGTTGGAGAATGGAATGAGCATCAGTATCCTCTTTGATCAATTCAAGGATTCAAAGATTCAAGATTCAAAATTGCCGAAAGTGCTTATGGGGTATCTTAATCCGGTGATTCAATTCGGAATGAAAAAATTTCTGGATGAGTGCGTAAAAAATAATATCAGCGGTGTAATTCTTCCGGATCTTCCTGTAGAAGTCTATGAAGAAGAATACAAATCATTTTTTGAAAAAGCCGGTGTGTATTTTATTTTCCTTGCTACGCCGCAAACTTCAGAAACGCGATTGAAAAAAATTGCGGCGCTGAGTAAAAGTTTTGTTTATCTCGTTTCAACTGCATCCACGACGGGCAAGAGTAGAACTTTTTCTGATGAACAAATGGTTTCACTAAGGAAAGTTCGGGAAATTATTCCGGAGATTCCGGTTCTTGTTGGTTTCGGGATTCATGATTTTGAAACAAGAAAAGCTGCTTCGGAGAGTACGAATGGAGTGGTTGTCGGAACCGCTTTCATCAAAGAATTAACCAATGAAAAAAATATTTCCAAAGCAATAAATAATCTGATCAATAAACTTTCAATCGGGCAAACTATAGGTGTAAAGTAA